A part of Paenibacillus sp. IHBB 10380 genomic DNA contains:
- a CDS encoding glycoside hydrolase family 13 protein — protein sequence MNKKWWKECVVYQIYPVSFMDSNGDGIGDIPGIISKLDYLQDLGVEVLWLCPVYKSPNHDNGYDISDYCDIMTEFGSIEDFDKLLTQAHARGLKIMMDLVLNHTSDEHPWFIESKSSKDNSKRDFYIWRKGKDGGPPNNWESYFSGSVWEYDKESDEYYLHLYSKHQPDLNWENQAVVDCIYEMIHWWLKKGIDGFRFDAIAHIVKAEGLPDADNPNDLPTVQAYELFSNLENVHTTLNQLYNQLLFHYDIMTVGETSGIGPEQALDYVGDTRSELNMVFQFEHMKLDAATLGTGRWDKKPWTLLELKKIISNWQVVLHNKGWNANYLCNHDQPRSVSRFGNDGEYRVQSAKMLATFIHMLEGTPYIYQGEEIGMTNIHFQSVDDYRDVETLNYVEESIKQGVPEEKIMQTLWDKSRDNARTPMQWNNSENAGFTEGAPWIHINANYIDINVDAALKDPHSIYHYYRELIKLRKEHEVIVYGEYRLILPLHPDIYAYTRTLGNEQLLVILNFFERESVFELPNDLDMGSIGKLLISNYPIGSGNNLESLPLRPYEARVYKMSMK from the coding sequence ATGAATAAGAAATGGTGGAAAGAGTGTGTCGTGTATCAAATATACCCAGTAAGCTTCATGGATAGTAATGGAGATGGCATAGGGGATATTCCAGGGATTATATCGAAGTTGGATTACCTACAAGATCTTGGTGTAGAAGTACTATGGCTTTGTCCTGTATATAAGTCACCTAATCATGATAATGGGTATGACATCAGTGATTACTGTGACATCATGACTGAATTTGGCTCGATAGAAGATTTCGATAAGTTACTCACGCAAGCTCATGCACGGGGGCTGAAGATCATGATGGACCTTGTACTGAATCATACTTCCGATGAGCATCCGTGGTTCATTGAATCAAAGTCTTCGAAAGATAATTCGAAGAGAGATTTCTATATCTGGAGAAAAGGCAAGGATGGTGGACCGCCTAACAATTGGGAGTCCTACTTCAGTGGTTCTGTATGGGAATATGATAAGGAAAGCGACGAATATTATCTTCATTTGTATTCTAAGCATCAACCTGATTTGAACTGGGAGAATCAAGCGGTAGTCGATTGCATTTATGAGATGATTCATTGGTGGCTCAAAAAAGGGATCGATGGCTTTCGATTTGATGCTATTGCCCATATTGTTAAAGCGGAAGGGTTGCCAGATGCAGATAATCCTAATGATCTTCCCACAGTGCAGGCTTATGAATTGTTCTCTAATCTGGAGAATGTTCACACAACATTAAATCAACTGTATAATCAACTGCTATTTCACTACGACATTATGACTGTTGGTGAGACTTCGGGAATTGGCCCAGAGCAGGCGCTTGATTATGTGGGCGATACACGCAGTGAACTCAATATGGTATTTCAATTTGAGCATATGAAGCTAGATGCGGCAACTTTAGGAACAGGGAGATGGGACAAGAAACCTTGGACACTACTTGAACTTAAGAAGATCATTAGCAATTGGCAGGTTGTGCTACACAACAAAGGCTGGAATGCTAACTATTTATGTAACCATGATCAACCTAGATCGGTTTCTCGTTTCGGTAATGACGGAGAGTATCGGGTACAGTCGGCAAAAATGCTAGCCACTTTTATTCATATGCTTGAGGGAACCCCTTATATTTATCAAGGGGAAGAGATTGGGATGACTAATATTCACTTTCAATCGGTTGATGACTATCGGGATGTGGAGACGTTAAATTATGTTGAAGAGTCGATAAAGCAAGGTGTGCCGGAAGAGAAGATTATGCAAACGCTATGGGATAAAAGCAGAGACAATGCTCGTACGCCTATGCAGTGGAACAACTCTGAGAATGCAGGGTTTACAGAAGGTGCGCCTTGGATCCATATCAATGCTAACTATATAGACATTAATGTGGATGCTGCCCTCAAGGATCCTCACTCTATCTATCATTATTACCGTGAACTGATTAAGCTTAGGAAAGAGCATGAGGTCATTGTCTATGGTGAATATCGTCTGATACTACCCTTACACCCTGATATTTATGCGTATACAAGAACGCTTGGGAATGAACAACTTCTTGTCATTTTGAATTTTTTTGAAAGAGAGTCCGTATTTGAACTTCCGAATGATCTCGACATGGGGAGTATAGGCAAGTTACTGATCTCTAACTATCCGATAGGCAGTGGGAATAATTTAGAATCTTTGCCGCTTCGTCCTTATGAAGCAAGGGTGTATAAGATGAGTATGAAGTAG